DNA from Nymphaea colorata isolate Beijing-Zhang1983 chromosome 4, ASM883128v2, whole genome shotgun sequence:
TCCAAAAGGACTCTCAGTTTCAGAGCTCTTGGCATCTGACCATTTAAATCACCAAAAGGAATCTCTTTTCCCACTATAATTTACACACAACATAGTACCTATCCTGCTAACTATCCTGCTAACAACGTTGTAGAAATGCCTGAATGAAATTATAATAGCAACTTGTACAAAGATTACTAGGTGAATGGCTGCCATGGGAACATCTGCGGACCAACATACAAATCTCGATTCAATTGAGAAGCGAAGTGCATTCATACGGAACAAGCTATCACAAGTGAGGTTGCTTCTGTTGAACGTAGTCAACAGACAAGAGCCTTAAGACATGCAGAAACGAAAATCATGCGAAAGAATATAAGTGGGTGCTGCTTGGAATCATGATGAAGGCATCCAAAAGCTTGTCCAATATAAATCCATTAATcagaataaaagaaataataacgaCCAACAACGGAGGCGGAAGCATTACATTGCAATGTTGTCCTAGCCGGGTCTTCAGACGGGGAAGCAGCTTTTTCCATTCTTTCCCAGTTCGACCATTTGCACCTAAAGCCCAATACCCGACAACGAAAGAcaaaacatgagagagagagagagagagagagagagagagagagagagagagagagagagagagagagagagagctatatCATCATCACCCTTGGGATTGACCACGAAGACGAAATCCTTAAGTGGGGGCGCAGCAGAGTGCCTCATCTCACTGCAATCGAGGGCGGAGGAAGAGGAGGGTCGCTGCTCGCCACTTCTCACCATGAGTGCGTTGGAGACAAACAGGGCGGCGCCTGAAGTCATTTCAGACTGGTTGTGTCCCCTCTAAATGCCAGTAACTGCAGACGCCCCGCAGCACATGATCACTCTCCTCGAACAGGAAATGGTGGGGGGACCTCTGGCGAATCCTGGAACGCGGTTTCTGAATCAAAGATTGTGCTGCCTGGAAGAGCCGAACCGAGGCGTCTTTAAATCGAGAGATTGAATGGATTTAGATTCTGATTGGATTTAGCGATTACTTGATTCAACTAATCAAGTGCTAATTAAACTCATAAACGGATTGAGATAAATAAAATTCCACATGCAATCGGACTTGGGTGCCCCGTCGTTCCCGAATATCCGCCTGAATCGAGTTTCTTATATTCAATTCTGACTTTCTGAGTTTCCGGCAAGAGTTCCCAATACTCACTAACCAGATTTTAGACTTCAACGGTTCAACCATATATCGAATATGGACGGAACGATTgccaaagagaaagagagatccaTCAGTTCACTCTTTTAGATACAATCTAGGGAAACCCGGTCTTGTGACCTCTTGCAAGCGGCGGTAAAGTCGATGACATGTACATTATCAATGGCAGGAGATAAGTACTGTAACTCATGAACGGGGCAAGAGATACCGAACATTGTTTTCATTTGGCAATCAAAATTTGACCTGTTCAATTAGAAGAAgaccacctaaaaaaaaataacagcaTTAATGATTAAGAATTCGAACATAacgaaaattttcatttagaaCCAAATTAAGGTTGGCCAATCTCACTAAGGTGAAGTAATGACCATTAATGTGTGGAAAGTCAAACTTCAATACGTAAGGCGTATCTCTTGGCAAAAGCTGATACACGACAGAATAAAAAAAGCTTGGTTCTATGTATGTTTAGCTCCCATAAAAGTTGCATTTGATAAACATATATGTGTTACAGTGAAGGTTGATGGAAGAAATCAATGATCCTAAAGTTCGATCCAATCATGCCCAGTGTATTAATGAATCCTTATAGCTCCTACCCAAATTACTTaatccctttttctttccattcaaatAAAGATTTGATACAGTTCCATTTGTTTATGACTGTATATGATTATAGCCAACAAGTTGACAGATTCAGCAGCAACGATAATCAGCATACTTTAGGTGCTATAGATGGAACATGATAAGGACAGCGGCGACTAGCTTGGAGCTAAATTTTGACTGTGCAATCGTTACATATGTGCTTTTATTGTACCACACAAACTTTCACtgcctttcatttttattattaaaacttACCTCCCTTTACCATAGTGTCATATAATCTTACAGGATGTTTTCCTTTCTCCCCTTCTATGGAATGAAACGTAATGCTGCATTTTACTAGCCAGTACAGACATGTTATGGGTTGTAGCTGCCCTCAGCATCTTTCTTTTCCGGCATATTGCTCCCCCTCTTAGCCGACTGGTCGTTGCCGGAATATTCAGGCCAAGAGCCAACAATTGGACAGCCACAACCGCAATTGCAGCCACGGCCTGGCGCTTCACAACCTGAACAGCCACCACAATTGTGGCCACCGCTACCACCATTATAAGGAGGATAAGAATagccgccgccgccaccaccgccactaccgccaccaccaccaccactaccaCCACCACTGCCACCACCGTCACCGCTGCCACCACCATTATACGGTGGATAAGAGTAGCCACGACCGCTgccgccaccgccgccaccAGCGTACTGGGGCACGCCATGATGCCATGAGCCCAATGGATTCATCGGTGGAGTGAACCACACGCCATCGTCGTCCCCCATGCGGCCAAGTGGAACGCTCATGGCATAGTTGGCGGTGGGCCTAATACCATGGCACAGCGACACCATGCCCAGGCAGAGCAGGAGACGCACAGAAGCTTGGTTAGGGACCgccatttttttcttccctaTGGCAATTGTGAACCAGCCACAGGCCAGGAGCACTAGGCACAATGTATATATAAGCATCAACGTCATTCAAGAAGACCGTCGCTAAAAATCCGGTGGAAGACAGAAGAAACCGCTTCCACCGTTCCACGTGAATGTGGTCATGGCAATTGCATGTTCAACCACTTGAAAGAATTTGGTTTTGTTAACTGACCGAGGATAATTAAGTTTTCTTACTAAATTGAACTATATGATAAAGGTTCAGAATATTTCATCTCACATTCTAGCATGTTAGATGTGAATGGCAACCTCGTTTTGATCATGAAATCTAATCAGAAAAAAGCCAATTGCAGAAACAGGTAGAGAAATACCGAAAATActgaatcttttatttcttcttcttaataTATGCTacttttagaaaattgaagcaaatgaacttATCTAAGAGGTAGACTAATTTTCGGACAAATTTAGTGGTAATGTGTTTTTTATTTCCTACTTTATGACTTATGGCAATTCACCATTTAAAAAGTATgttaaagatgaaaaataaaaaattataaaagatggaaagctaaaaaaagaaaagtagagGTTAATGATAAAgatggaaaaggaagaaaaagtaaaagcttgtttggatggaattgCAATCATCATTCCAAGTTGGTTCCGATGAAAATCTTC
Protein-coding regions in this window:
- the LOC116253217 gene encoding uncharacterized protein LOC116253217; its protein translation is MAVPNQASVRLLLCLGMVSLCHGIRPTANYAMSVPLGRMGDDDGVWFTPPMNPLGSWHHGVPQYAGGGGGGSGRGYSYPPYNGGGSGDGGGSGGGSGGGGGGSGGGGGGGYSYPPYNGGSGGHNCGGCSGCEAPGRGCNCGCGCPIVGSWPEYSGNDQSAKRGSNMPEKKDAEGSYNP